From the genome of Aspergillus chevalieri M1 DNA, chromosome 8, nearly complete sequence, one region includes:
- a CDS encoding uncharacterized protein (COG:S;~EggNog:ENOG410PGW9;~InterPro:IPR018829;~PFAM:PF10360), translating to MASPRPPHAFGPQGYPLPNGAAVPTPNPAPGAAPLLPNNGRIIQNGPVRILCIADVRGNLRSLNELAKQARADHIIHTGDFGFYDDTSLDRIADKTLKHVAQYSPLLPENVKRSIAQAPHQQSIKQRFSQEQLPLSELSMLLDKRLTLDVPVYTVWGACEDVRVLEKFRSGEYKVDKLHIIDEANSRLLDIGGVKLRLLGLGGAVVMHKLFDNGEGKTTIAGGQGTMWTTLLQMGELIDTANRVYDPSETRIFVTHASPAREGMLNQLSVTLKADFSVSAGLHFRYGSSYNEFSVNPSLDHYRGKLAASKASFNDVWETVRNEVEAAISSNEAQKTLLDNALDVVQRMPTIANGGNPFGGPSAAGAAAGQVDESAFKNMWNFNLADAAFGFLVLEIEGGRIATEMRAQGFNFAHRTGKPVPAAQLPAGAAPANVARGPGGPPQFGQVPRPGGPAQPQPPAAQPQPQQPPQQPQQQGPTKGQPVPVIPKPATPQPPAATQPAAAPSEKPATGEANGTAQPEKPSESPISKGDKKQSNGLFVSNVENEQAVRDLFTEEDKAKILKIEKWGKYNNHVVTFTTIEEARAALDRQPTEHRKPTPAGQPRKPNVKFFEDRSHRGGAGQWQGSNRGTNSQRGYQSGGASDSEGGRGRGGFGRGRGRGGDRGGRSGRGRGGFNKGGAPSSESPAPTSTPSGDKGDA from the exons atggcttCT CCCCGTCCTCCGCACGCTTTCGGTCCTCAAGGCTATCCTCTTCCTAACGGTGCCGCCGTGCCTACTCCTAATCCTGCCCCCGGGGCCGCCCCTCTTCTTCCGAACAACGGCAGGATTATCCAGAATGGTCCCGTGAGGATACTGTGTATTGCGGATGTCAGAG GAAATTTGAGGTCTCTGAATGAACTGGCCAAGCAGGCCCGCGCGGATCACATCATTCATACTGGTGACTTTGGTTTCTACGATGACACTTCGCTGGATCGGATTGCGGACAA GACCTTGAAACACGTGGCGCAATACTCGCCTCTGTTGCCAGAGAATGTTAAGCGGTCGATCGCCCAAGCTCCGCACCAGCAGTCTATTAAGCAACGGTTTTCGCAAGAACAGCTCCCGCTCTCCGAGCTTTCGATGCTGCTCGACAAGCGGCTCACGCTCGATGTTCCTGTTTACACTGTGTGGGGTGCGTGTGAGGATGTGCGCGTGCTGGAAAAGTTCCGCTCGGGGGAGTACAAGGTGGACAAGCTGCACATTATCGATGAGGCCAACTCGAGATTGTTGGATATTGGCGGTGTGAAGCTGCGGTTGCTGGGTCTGGGTGGTGCCGTGGTTATGCACAAGCTGTTCGATAATGGCGAGGGGAAGACTACGATTGCTGGTGGTCAAGGTACCATGTGGACAACTTTGCTCCAGATGGGCGAACTGATAGATACGGCCAATCGTGTATATGACCCGTCAGAGACTCGAATCTTCGTTACACATGCGTCGCCGGCTCGTGAAGGAATGTTGAACCAGCTTTCCGTCACCCTCAAAGCTGACTTTTCGGTCTCCGCCGGTCTTCACTTCCGTTACGGTTCGTCTTACAACGAGTTCTCCGTCAACCCCTCCCTCGACCACTACCGTGGGAAGCTGGCCGCTTCGAAGGCTTCCTTCAACGACGTGTGGGAGACTGTTCGCAACGAGGTTGAGGCCGCCATTTCCTCCAACGAAGCCCAGAAGACCCTCCTCGATAACGCCCTCGACGTGGTGCAGAGAATGCCTACGATCGCCAACGGTGGCAACCCATTCGGTGGTCCTAGCGCTGCCGGAGCCGCGGCTGGTCAGGTCGACGAGAGCGCTTTTAAGAACATGTGGAACTTCAACCTTGCTGACGCAGCCTTTGGTTTCCTGGTTCTTGAGATCGAAGGTGGACGTATTGCTACGGAGATGCGTGCTCAAGGATTCAACTTTGCACACCGTACCGGCAAGCCTGTTCCTGCTGCCCAGCTTCCCGCCGGTGCAGCTCCCGCCAACGTTGCTCGTGGGCCTGGCGGTCCTCCCCAGTTTGGACAAGTCCCTCGTCCTGGTGGACCTGcccaaccacaaccacctGCGGCGCAGCCCCAGCCCCAGCAACCGCCGCAACAGCCCCAGCAGCAGGGCCCAACCAAGGGTCAACCGGTCCCTGTTATCCCGAAGCCGGCGACTCCTCAGCCCCCTGCTGCGACTCAACCTGCCGCTGCACCATCAGAGAAGCCTGCCACTGGCGAAGCTAACGGTACTGCGCAGCCAGAGAAACCATCCGAATCGCCGATTTCCAAGGGCGACAAGAAGCAGAGCAACGGTCTTTTCGTGTCGAACGTGGAAAATGAGCAAGCGGTCCGTGATCTCTTCACCGAGGAGGACAAGGCGAAGATATTGAAGATCGAGAAATGGGGAAAGTACAACAACCACGTTGTGACATTCACGACTATCGAAGAGGCTAGAGCTGCGCTGGATCGCCAACCCACGGAGCACAGGAAACCTACCCCGGCCGGCCAGCCCCGCAAGCCCAACGTCAAGTTCTTCGAGGACCGCAGCCACCGCGGTGGTGCCGGTCAATGGCAAGGAAGCAACAGAGGTACGAACTCCCAGCGGGGATACCAGAGTGGAGGTGCCAGTGACAgtgaaggaggaagaggccgTGGAGGATTCGGACGTGGTCGTGGCCGTGGAGGAGACCGCGGTGGACGGAGTGGACGTGGACGTGGCGGCTTCAACAAGGGAGGTGCCCCATCGTCAGAGTCCCCTGCACCGACATCGACGCCATCCGGCGACAAAGGCGACGCGTGA